A region from the Sphingopyxis lindanitolerans genome encodes:
- a CDS encoding nitroreductase family protein, translated as MFNDISSLRSHLATRRSGKARDMVAPGPDAATLHDIIALALRSPDHGKLAPWRIVTIADDQRDAFARLLKQAWVAENPGAAGMDLSALDQFAHQAPTLLVLISTPVADSKIPLREQQMSAGAVGMNLLHAAHAHGFVGSWLTGWAAYSPAVAEAFGVRAADGATDGIVGYFFIGTAGADLSERPRPEYEDVVSAWDI; from the coding sequence ATGTTCAACGACATCTCCTCGCTCCGCTCGCACCTCGCCACCCGCCGCTCGGGCAAGGCACGCGACATGGTCGCGCCCGGCCCCGACGCCGCGACCCTGCACGACATCATCGCGCTCGCGCTACGCTCGCCCGACCATGGCAAGCTGGCGCCGTGGCGGATCGTGACGATCGCCGACGACCAGCGGGACGCCTTCGCCCGATTGCTCAAGCAGGCCTGGGTCGCCGAAAACCCCGGCGCCGCGGGGATGGACCTGTCGGCGCTCGACCAGTTCGCGCATCAGGCCCCGACCCTGCTCGTGCTGATCTCGACCCCGGTCGCGGACAGCAAAATTCCGCTGCGCGAACAGCAGATGTCGGCCGGCGCGGTCGGCATGAACCTGCTCCACGCCGCGCACGCGCATGGCTTCGTCGGCAGTTGGCTGACCGGCTGGGCCGCCTATAGCCCGGCGGTTGCCGAGGCGTTCGGCGTGCGCGCCGCGGACGGAGCCACGGACGGAATCGTCGGCTATTTCTTCATCGGCACCGCGGGCGCCGACCTCTCCGAACGGCCGCGCCCGGAGTATGAAGATGTCGTCAGCGCCTGGGACATATAA
- a CDS encoding peptide MFS transporter, whose translation MKDMALWDEGDWIAVIALVVLGVFLSIGALIAGSKKPEFAGHPKGLYMLFFAEMWERFSYYGMRALLIFYLTQHWLFSDSKSNLIYGAYTALVYITPVLGGYLADRYLGQRKAVLFGGVLLALGHLFMAIEGDHGITDAATKQADGAINIFWLALALIIVGSGFLKANISVMVGQLYRLTDLRRDAAYTIFYMGINVGAALGTILVGYLGQKVGWSYGFGLAGIGMIAGLIVFVLGKNVLLGAGEAPAPLARQKEFAIYGVGLAAVAVMWALVQYQGVIQNLLIISGLGLLGYVLYESLKLDKEPRERMFAILFLIALNPLFWGLFEQAGGSFNLYTDRYVDTGGVPASVFQSINPIYIILFAPVFAALWQWLGKKGLEPSAPAKFALALAQVGLGFLVFVWGANSVGPEVATPVLFVFLLYMLHTTGELCLSPVGLSAMNRLAPSFLASLIMGAWFYMTAVGNFVAGKIGEATGGESGNMTKEATLAIYWEIGLITIGVSVVVLALSPIVKKWMHLDTLRDREDAVAGAGEIGEAQAAGVHPETRGA comes from the coding sequence ATGAAAGACATGGCTTTATGGGATGAAGGGGATTGGATCGCGGTCATCGCGCTCGTCGTCCTCGGGGTATTTCTCAGCATCGGCGCGCTGATCGCCGGCAGCAAGAAGCCCGAATTCGCCGGCCATCCCAAGGGCCTTTACATGCTCTTTTTCGCCGAGATGTGGGAGCGTTTCTCCTATTACGGCATGCGGGCACTGCTGATTTTCTACCTCACGCAGCATTGGCTGTTTTCGGATTCCAAATCGAACCTGATCTATGGCGCCTATACCGCGCTGGTCTATATCACCCCGGTCCTCGGCGGCTATCTGGCCGATCGGTATCTGGGGCAGCGCAAGGCGGTGCTGTTCGGCGGCGTGCTGCTCGCGCTCGGCCATTTGTTCATGGCGATCGAGGGCGACCATGGGATCACCGACGCCGCGACCAAGCAGGCCGACGGCGCGATCAACATCTTCTGGCTCGCGCTCGCGCTGATCATCGTCGGTTCGGGCTTCCTGAAGGCCAATATTTCGGTGATGGTCGGCCAGCTTTATCGCCTGACCGACCTGCGCCGCGACGCCGCTTATACGATCTTCTATATGGGGATTAACGTCGGCGCCGCGCTCGGCACCATCCTCGTCGGCTATCTGGGGCAGAAGGTCGGCTGGTCCTATGGCTTTGGCCTGGCCGGCATCGGCATGATCGCGGGCCTGATCGTCTTCGTGCTCGGCAAGAATGTCCTGCTCGGCGCCGGCGAAGCGCCCGCGCCGCTGGCGCGGCAAAAGGAGTTCGCGATCTATGGCGTCGGCCTGGCCGCAGTCGCGGTGATGTGGGCGCTCGTGCAATATCAGGGCGTCATCCAGAATTTGCTCATCATCTCGGGCCTGGGCTTGCTCGGCTATGTTCTCTACGAAAGTCTCAAGCTCGATAAGGAACCGCGCGAGCGCATGTTCGCGATCCTGTTCCTGATCGCGCTGAACCCGCTGTTCTGGGGCCTGTTCGAGCAGGCGGGCGGCAGCTTCAACCTCTATACCGACCGCTATGTCGACACCGGCGGCGTGCCCGCGTCGGTGTTCCAGTCGATCAACCCCATCTATATCATCCTGTTCGCGCCCGTCTTTGCCGCCTTGTGGCAGTGGCTGGGCAAGAAGGGGCTCGAGCCTTCGGCGCCCGCGAAATTCGCGCTGGCGCTGGCGCAGGTCGGGCTTGGTTTCCTCGTCTTTGTCTGGGGCGCGAACAGTGTCGGGCCCGAAGTCGCGACGCCGGTGCTGTTCGTCTTCCTGCTTTATATGCTCCACACGACCGGCGAGCTTTGCCTGTCGCCGGTCGGGCTGAGCGCGATGAACCGGCTGGCGCCGAGTTTCCTTGCGTCGCTGATCATGGGCGCCTGGTTCTATATGACCGCGGTCGGCAATTTCGTCGCGGGCAAGATCGGCGAGGCGACCGGCGGCGAAAGCGGCAACATGACCAAGGAAGCGACGCTCGCCATCTATTGGGAGATCGGCCTGATCACGATCGGCGTCAGCGTCGTCGTGCTGGCGCTGTCGCCGATCGTCAAGAAGTGGATGCACCTCGACACGCTGCGCGACCGCGAGGATGCGGTCGCGGGAGCGGGCGAGATCGGCGAAGCGCAGGCCGCGGGCGTCCATCCCGAAACCAGGGGAGCATAA
- a CDS encoding GntR family transcriptional regulator: MLDQSKPVYQRLRDTIANAILDGTFRDGDMLPSVRSLAAEEGANPLTVAKAYQTFQDEALVTVKRGVGMFVAEGATERLRDLMREDFLTNIWPPVAQQMRRIGLDARTLLDLNEA; the protein is encoded by the coding sequence ATGCTCGATCAGTCCAAACCGGTGTATCAGCGTCTGCGCGACACCATCGCCAACGCGATTCTCGACGGCACGTTTCGCGACGGCGACATGCTGCCGTCGGTGCGTTCGCTCGCCGCCGAAGAGGGCGCCAATCCGCTGACCGTCGCCAAGGCCTATCAGACCTTTCAGGACGAAGCGCTGGTCACGGTGAAGCGCGGGGTCGGCATGTTCGTCGCCGAGGGGGCGACCGAGCGACTGCGCGATCTGATGCGCGAGGATTTCCTGACCAACATCTGGCCCCCGGTCGCCCAGCAGATGCGCCGCATCGGCCTCGACGCACGCACCCTGCTCGATCTCAACGAGGCTTGA
- a CDS encoding tetratricopeptide repeat protein: MTLARPLLVALIAAVALAGCGDGAGPPGPRQQWLDRRADLQAAIADDPNAVRPRVELARAQLWLGDGLGAEASVKAALAAGANAAYLRPLLARAYALQGDSKRALAALDAGPIAPEMVGEAAWVAGDVHLADGDLDAARAAYDRAVRERPRDSALWVDIARFRDANADTLGARDAVDYAIELDGKNSAALAYKANLVRTQGGLNASLGWYEKALAADPDDADALIDQAATLGDLGRYKDMLAALRHAATLVPRDPRLYYLQAVLAARAGNYRLARSLLQRTRGELDDQPGVMLLSAIVELELGGQAVAVNWAERLIAEQPYNFTARRILAAANWADGDADAAAEVLAPLVDRQDADSWSLLLAARAASELGHKGEAADYMARAAALAPGEAGPFAVDDDYGSLAADANAAPLDPAKAIPAISADMAAGHYDSAIARATRLRDANRGVADAHILLGDAALAGGRFGLAVESYRAARALDAGERTTLRLANALFRAGDPAGSGAAILALRDSQPSSIAADRLAGHLAMDIEHWDQAAAHFERVRRRIGDRDAVILRDLARAYAAKGDRDRALPLIATAYRLQPLNGEIMRFYADLLDQRGNRQAAQDLRDKAEQIGR, from the coding sequence ATGACGCTGGCCCGGCCTCTGCTCGTCGCGCTGATCGCGGCGGTGGCGCTGGCCGGCTGCGGCGACGGTGCCGGCCCGCCGGGGCCGCGCCAGCAGTGGCTGGACCGCCGCGCCGACCTGCAGGCCGCGATCGCCGACGATCCGAATGCGGTGCGGCCGCGCGTCGAGCTGGCGCGCGCGCAATTGTGGCTGGGCGACGGGCTCGGCGCCGAGGCGTCGGTCAAGGCGGCGCTCGCGGCTGGCGCGAACGCCGCCTATCTGCGCCCGCTGCTTGCGCGCGCTTATGCTTTGCAAGGTGACAGTAAGCGCGCGCTCGCCGCGCTCGATGCCGGGCCGATCGCGCCCGAGATGGTCGGCGAAGCGGCGTGGGTCGCGGGCGACGTCCATCTGGCCGACGGCGACCTGGACGCGGCGCGCGCCGCCTATGACCGGGCGGTGCGCGAACGGCCGCGCGATTCGGCGCTGTGGGTCGATATCGCGCGCTTTCGCGATGCCAATGCCGACACGCTGGGCGCGCGCGATGCGGTCGATTATGCGATCGAACTCGACGGGAAGAACAGCGCGGCGCTGGCTTACAAGGCCAATCTGGTCCGCACCCAGGGCGGGCTGAACGCTTCGCTCGGCTGGTATGAAAAGGCGCTTGCCGCCGATCCCGACGACGCCGATGCGCTGATCGACCAGGCGGCGACGCTCGGCGATCTGGGCCGCTACAAGGATATGCTCGCCGCGCTGCGCCATGCCGCGACGCTCGTCCCGCGCGACCCCCGGCTCTATTATCTACAGGCGGTGCTGGCCGCGCGCGCGGGCAATTACCGGCTCGCGCGCAGCCTGCTCCAGCGCACGCGCGGCGAACTCGACGACCAGCCGGGCGTCATGCTGCTCAGCGCGATCGTCGAACTCGAACTGGGCGGCCAGGCGGTGGCGGTGAACTGGGCCGAGCGGCTGATCGCCGAGCAGCCGTATAATTTTACCGCCCGCCGCATCCTCGCGGCGGCCAATTGGGCCGACGGCGATGCCGATGCCGCAGCCGAGGTGCTGGCGCCGCTCGTCGATCGGCAGGACGCCGACAGTTGGTCGCTGCTGCTGGCGGCGCGCGCCGCGTCGGAACTGGGGCACAAGGGCGAAGCGGCCGATTATATGGCGCGCGCGGCGGCGCTGGCGCCGGGCGAGGCGGGGCCGTTCGCGGTCGACGACGACTATGGATCGCTCGCGGCGGACGCCAATGCCGCGCCGCTCGACCCGGCCAAGGCGATCCCGGCGATTTCGGCCGACATGGCGGCGGGGCATTATGACAGCGCGATCGCGCGCGCGACCCGGTTGCGCGATGCGAACCGCGGGGTCGCCGACGCGCACATCCTGCTCGGCGACGCGGCGCTCGCGGGCGGGCGCTTTGGACTGGCGGTCGAATCCTATCGCGCCGCGCGCGCGCTCGACGCGGGCGAGCGCACCACGCTGCGGCTCGCCAATGCGCTGTTCCGCGCCGGTGATCCCGCCGGGTCGGGCGCCGCGATCCTCGCCTTGCGCGACAGCCAGCCGTCGAGCATCGCCGCCGACCGGCTGGCGGGGCATCTGGCGATGGATATCGAGCATTGGGACCAGGCCGCCGCGCATTTCGAGCGGGTGCGCCGCCGCATCGGTGACCGCGACGCGGTGATCCTGCGCGATCTGGCGCGGGCCTATGCCGCAAAGGGCGACCGCGATCGCGCCTTGCCGTTGATCGCCACCGCCTATCGGTTGCAGCCGCTGAACGGTGAGATCATGCGGTTCTACGCCGATCTTCTCGATCAGCGGGGCAACCGGCAGGCGGCGCAGGATTTGCGCGACAAGGCGGAGCAGATCGGCCGGTAG
- a CDS encoding NnrU family protein has translation MQPISLLVVTGALFVGTHFALSHPLRDGLSRGLGERGFLIVYSVVAIATFILMVQAFRGLPPEPPLWSVDGPLWGLASLLVLFASILFMGSLIGNPALPAPGAAASAQGAPRGVFAITRHPMMWGFTLWAFAHALVMPTPGQITLSAIIAFLALVGSAGQDAKKARLMGDTWRHWAARTSFVPFARQMRGTTPWGDTIPRAHALLGGILLWLAATWAHGALGYMVAGIWRWVG, from the coding sequence ATGCAGCCGATTTCGCTTTTGGTCGTCACCGGCGCGCTGTTCGTCGGCACGCATTTCGCGCTGTCGCATCCGCTGCGCGACGGGCTTTCGCGCGGGCTTGGCGAGCGCGGGTTCCTGATCGTCTATTCGGTGGTCGCGATCGCGACCTTCATCCTGATGGTGCAGGCGTTTCGCGGCCTCCCGCCCGAACCGCCGCTGTGGTCGGTCGACGGCCCCTTGTGGGGTCTCGCCTCGCTCCTCGTGCTGTTCGCGAGCATCCTGTTCATGGGGTCGCTGATCGGCAACCCCGCCTTGCCCGCGCCGGGCGCGGCGGCGAGCGCGCAGGGCGCGCCGCGCGGGGTTTTCGCCATCACCCGCCACCCGATGATGTGGGGCTTCACGCTCTGGGCCTTCGCCCACGCGCTGGTGATGCCGACGCCGGGCCAGATCACGCTGTCCGCGATCATCGCCTTCCTCGCGCTCGTCGGATCAGCGGGGCAGGATGCCAAGAAGGCGCGCCTGATGGGCGACACATGGCGGCACTGGGCGGCGCGGACGAGCTTCGTGCCCTTTGCCCGGCAGATGCGCGGCACGACGCCATGGGGCGATACCATCCCGCGCGCGCACGCCTTGCTGGGCGGAATCCTGCTGTGGCTTGCCGCGACCTGGGCGCATGGGGCGCTGGGGTATATGGTCGCGGGAATCTGGCGCTGGGTGGGGTAA
- a CDS encoding amidohydrolase family protein, which produces MIRTLLLSAAALVALPAAAQDIAIINAKLVIGDGSAPIEGGTVIVRGGKVVAAGRGVAVPSSIESIDAQGHYVTPGIVAAFSRVGLVEVDAVAGSNDRSAARSRFSAGLDIAPALNPMGSPVAVNRAAGVTRAIVAPGASSNLFAGQGAVVDLADDMDMVTKPRALQFVAFGEAGAAKAGGSRAATFLLFREQLLAARSYARNPATLAEWGNDAMIQRADAEALVRVINGTTPLFVRVDRAADILNVLKLKGELPALKLVLVGATEGWLVAREIAAAKVPVIVSPLSDLPDSFERLGATQSNAGRLEAAGIDVSVGVFDDDDAHKMGYTTQYAGNLVGLSKLPGASGLSWDQAFAAITSAPARAVGMEGSIGSLKPGRAGDVVIWDHDPLELGSRPTAIWIDGKSQSLVTRQDRLRDRYRTPEEGALPKAYDR; this is translated from the coding sequence ATGATCCGCACGCTTCTTCTTTCCGCCGCCGCGCTGGTCGCGCTTCCCGCCGCCGCGCAGGATATCGCGATCATCAACGCGAAACTCGTCATCGGTGACGGAAGCGCGCCGATCGAGGGCGGCACCGTTATTGTGCGCGGGGGTAAGGTCGTGGCCGCCGGGCGCGGCGTCGCGGTGCCATCGAGCATCGAAAGCATCGACGCGCAGGGACATTATGTGACCCCCGGCATCGTCGCGGCGTTCAGCCGCGTCGGGCTGGTCGAGGTCGATGCGGTGGCGGGCTCCAACGATCGCTCGGCGGCCCGGTCGCGCTTTTCGGCGGGGCTCGATATCGCACCCGCGCTCAATCCGATGGGCTCGCCGGTCGCGGTGAACCGCGCCGCGGGAGTCACCCGCGCGATCGTCGCGCCGGGGGCGAGCAGCAATTTGTTCGCCGGGCAGGGCGCGGTCGTCGACCTTGCCGACGACATGGATATGGTGACCAAGCCGCGCGCGCTGCAGTTCGTCGCCTTCGGCGAGGCCGGGGCGGCGAAGGCGGGCGGCAGTCGCGCCGCGACCTTCCTGTTGTTTCGCGAACAATTGCTCGCGGCGCGCAGCTATGCCCGCAACCCCGCGACGCTCGCCGAATGGGGCAATGACGCGATGATCCAGCGCGCCGACGCCGAGGCGCTGGTGCGGGTGATCAACGGCACGACGCCGCTGTTCGTCCGCGTCGATCGCGCCGCCGACATATTGAACGTGCTCAAGCTGAAGGGCGAATTGCCGGCGCTGAAGCTCGTCCTCGTCGGCGCGACCGAAGGCTGGCTGGTCGCGCGCGAAATCGCCGCGGCGAAGGTGCCGGTGATCGTCTCGCCGCTCAGCGACCTGCCCGACAGCTTCGAGCGGCTGGGCGCGACCCAATCGAACGCCGGGCGGCTGGAGGCGGCGGGGATCGACGTATCGGTCGGCGTGTTCGACGATGATGACGCGCACAAGATGGGCTATACCACCCAATATGCGGGCAACCTCGTGGGTCTGTCGAAGCTGCCGGGCGCGAGCGGGCTGAGCTGGGACCAGGCCTTCGCCGCGATCACCAGTGCGCCGGCGCGCGCGGTCGGGATGGAGGGTAGCATCGGGTCGCTGAAACCGGGCCGTGCGGGCGACGTCGTGATCTGGGACCATGATCCGCTCGAACTTGGCAGCCGCCCGACGGCGATTTGGATCGACGGCAAAAGTCAGTCGCTGGTGACGCGGCAGGACCGCCTGCGCGACCGCTATCGGACGCCCGAAGAAGGCGCGTTGCCAAAGGCGTATGACAGGTAG
- a CDS encoding amidohydrolase produces the protein MIRGMKSGLLAAVSLAFAGCAATGGEPKAASDKPATTASADQPARFSKDPYPSTYKGYPSRLTVVKNVTIFDGEGGRIDNGTIILSSGKILSIGGADVAVPTDADVYDGTGKYLTPGVIDIHSHLGVYPSPSVEGLSDGNEATSPVTPEVWAEHSVWPQDPGFTRALANGGVTTLEILPGSANLMGGRSVVLKNVPARTVQGMKFPGAPYGLKMACGENPKRVYGAKGRMPSTRMGNMAVDRQTWAKAVAYKKKLDEGKAVDRDLAMETLAGVLAGEIRVQNHCYRADEMAQVIDMSHEFGYKIAAFHHAVEAYKIADLLKKEDICVAMWADWWGFKMEAYDSVPENIALVYKAGACTIVHSDDANQIQRLNQEAAKALAAGRRMGMEISDEQAWTWLGINPAKAIGLADKIGSLKPGKMADVVLWNGNPFSVYTRPEKVWIDGALMFDANDPKRRPVTDFELGQPGEGDVK, from the coding sequence ATGATCAGGGGCATGAAGAGCGGCCTGCTCGCCGCGGTATCGCTGGCGTTTGCCGGTTGTGCGGCGACGGGCGGCGAGCCGAAGGCGGCGAGCGACAAGCCCGCGACCACGGCCTCGGCCGACCAGCCGGCACGGTTCAGCAAGGATCCCTATCCCTCGACCTACAAGGGCTATCCGTCGCGGCTGACCGTGGTGAAGAACGTCACCATCTTTGACGGCGAGGGCGGGCGGATCGACAATGGGACGATCATCCTGTCGAGCGGCAAGATCCTGTCGATCGGCGGCGCCGACGTCGCGGTCCCGACCGACGCCGACGTTTATGACGGCACGGGCAAATATCTGACCCCCGGGGTGATCGACATCCACAGCCACCTCGGCGTCTATCCGAGCCCGAGTGTCGAGGGCCTTTCGGACGGCAATGAAGCGACGAGCCCGGTGACGCCGGAAGTCTGGGCAGAACATAGCGTCTGGCCGCAGGATCCGGGCTTTACCCGCGCGCTCGCCAATGGCGGCGTGACGACGCTCGAAATCCTGCCGGGCAGCGCGAACCTGATGGGCGGCCGCTCGGTCGTGCTCAAGAATGTTCCCGCGCGCACGGTGCAGGGAATGAAATTCCCCGGCGCGCCCTATGGCCTCAAGATGGCGTGCGGCGAAAATCCGAAGCGCGTCTATGGCGCCAAGGGCCGGATGCCCTCGACCCGCATGGGCAATATGGCGGTCGACCGGCAGACCTGGGCGAAGGCGGTCGCCTATAAGAAGAAGCTCGACGAGGGCAAGGCGGTCGACCGCGACCTGGCGATGGAAACGCTTGCCGGCGTGCTGGCGGGCGAGATTCGCGTCCAGAACCATTGCTATCGCGCCGACGAAATGGCGCAGGTCATCGATATGAGCCACGAATTCGGATACAAGATCGCGGCCTTTCATCACGCGGTCGAGGCCTATAAGATCGCCGACCTGCTCAAGAAGGAAGATATTTGCGTCGCGATGTGGGCCGACTGGTGGGGTTTCAAGATGGAAGCCTATGATTCGGTGCCCGAAAATATCGCGCTGGTTTACAAGGCGGGCGCCTGCACGATCGTCCATTCGGACGACGCGAACCAGATCCAGCGCCTGAACCAGGAAGCCGCCAAGGCGCTCGCCGCCGGGCGCCGGATGGGGATGGAGATCAGCGACGAGCAGGCATGGACCTGGCTCGGCATCAACCCCGCGAAGGCGATCGGCCTGGCCGACAAGATCGGCAGCCTGAAACCCGGCAAGATGGCCGATGTCGTGCTGTGGAACGGCAATCCGTTCAGCGTCTATACCCGCCCCGAAAAGGTCTGGATCGACGGCGCGCTGATGTTCGACGCGAATGATCCGAAACGGCGGCCGGTGACCGACTTCGAGCTGGGCCAGCCGGGCGAGGGAGATGTGAAATGA
- a CDS encoding aldo/keto reductase, whose translation MKYRTLGQGLDVSAIGIGCMPMIKGGNILYGEAADMDEATRTIHRAIDLGVTFFDTAEIYGPFSNEELLGEAIRGKRDGLVIATKFGFKFEGKQIVGVDGSPANARAACEGSLRRLGIDTIDLFYQHRVDPSIAIEEVVGGMMELVKEGKVRHIALSEAGPETLRRAAKAAPIAALQSEYSIWEREVEAEILPVCREFGIGFVPYSPLGRGFLAGTVRSRDELPEHDWRRNDPRYSEENLPANLAIVDAIARVAAGHGVSNAQIALAWLLAQGDDIVPIPGTKRRATMEDSVAAAAVTLTPADLAAIEAAAPVGGTNGPRYGEQGMRMVRL comes from the coding sequence ATGAAATATCGCACCCTCGGCCAGGGCCTCGACGTGTCCGCGATCGGCATCGGCTGCATGCCGATGATCAAGGGCGGCAACATCCTCTATGGCGAGGCCGCCGACATGGACGAGGCGACGCGCACGATCCACCGCGCGATCGACCTCGGCGTCACCTTCTTCGACACCGCCGAAATCTATGGCCCGTTCAGCAACGAGGAGCTGCTCGGCGAAGCGATCCGGGGCAAGCGCGACGGGCTGGTCATCGCCACCAAATTCGGCTTCAAGTTCGAGGGCAAGCAGATCGTCGGCGTCGACGGCTCGCCCGCCAACGCGCGGGCCGCCTGCGAAGGCTCGCTCCGGCGGCTCGGCATCGACACGATCGACCTTTTCTACCAGCACCGCGTCGATCCCTCGATCGCGATCGAAGAGGTCGTCGGTGGGATGATGGAGCTGGTGAAGGAAGGCAAGGTTCGCCACATCGCGCTGTCGGAGGCGGGCCCCGAAACGCTGCGCCGCGCCGCCAAGGCCGCGCCGATCGCCGCGCTGCAAAGCGAATATTCGATCTGGGAGCGCGAGGTCGAGGCCGAAATCCTGCCCGTCTGCCGCGAGTTCGGTATCGGCTTCGTGCCCTATTCACCGCTCGGTCGCGGTTTCCTCGCGGGCACGGTGCGCAGCCGCGACGAACTTCCCGAGCATGACTGGCGCCGCAACGATCCGCGCTATTCGGAGGAGAATCTGCCCGCCAACCTCGCAATCGTCGATGCGATCGCCCGGGTCGCGGCCGGGCATGGCGTGTCGAACGCACAGATCGCGCTCGCCTGGCTGCTCGCGCAGGGCGACGACATCGTCCCGATCCCCGGCACCAAGCGCCGCGCGACGATGGAGGACAGCGTCGCCGCCGCCGCCGTCACCCTGACCCCCGCCGATCTCGCGGCGATCGAGGCAGCGGCGCCGGTCGGCGGCACGAACGGCCCGCGCTATGGCGAGCAGGGCATGCGGATGGTGCGGCTGTAG
- the prsR gene encoding PEP-CTERM-box response regulator transcription factor — MNEVGTEARALLVVEDDPGLQAQLKWAYDDYRVLIAGDHDSAIELLRAEEPAVVTLDLGLPPDPDGTREGFRVLKAILANKPDTKVIVVSGHGERASALAAIASGAWDFYQKPIDIEELGLIVARAFHVRDLEVENARLAEQGAGDHRVLGGMITGAPEMVKVARTIERVANLDVSVMLLGASGTGKELLARGLHETSGRRDGAFVAINCAAIPENLLESELFGHEKGAFTGAVKMTEGKIELAHGGTLFLDEVGDIPLPLQVKLLRFLQERTIERIGGRKAIAVDTRIVCATHRDLDAMIADGSFRDDLYYRLAEMVVKIPALAERPGDAVLLARHFLHQYAPDMNPGVRGFAPDALQAIDEGRWPGNVRELENRIKRAVIMADGRLVMREDLDLSGADGEGDANWINLRAAREAADRVAIRRAMMQSEGNISSAAKLLGISRPTLYDLLKQYRMQA, encoded by the coding sequence ATGAACGAGGTGGGGACCGAAGCGCGGGCGTTGCTGGTCGTCGAGGACGATCCGGGGCTGCAGGCGCAGCTCAAATGGGCCTATGACGATTATCGCGTGCTGATCGCGGGCGACCATGACAGCGCGATCGAACTGCTGCGCGCCGAGGAGCCGGCGGTGGTGACGCTCGACCTTGGCCTGCCGCCCGACCCCGACGGGACGCGCGAAGGCTTTCGCGTGCTGAAAGCGATCCTGGCGAACAAACCCGACACCAAGGTCATCGTCGTGTCGGGCCACGGCGAACGCGCGAGCGCGCTGGCGGCGATCGCCAGCGGGGCGTGGGATTTCTATCAGAAGCCGATCGATATCGAGGAACTGGGGCTGATCGTCGCCCGCGCCTTTCACGTCCGCGACCTCGAGGTCGAGAATGCGCGGCTGGCCGAACAGGGCGCGGGCGACCATCGCGTGCTCGGCGGGATGATCACCGGCGCGCCCGAAATGGTGAAGGTCGCGCGCACGATCGAGCGCGTCGCCAACCTCGACGTCAGTGTGATGCTGCTCGGCGCGAGCGGCACCGGCAAGGAATTGCTGGCGCGCGGGCTGCACGAAACCAGCGGGCGGCGCGACGGCGCCTTTGTCGCGATCAACTGCGCCGCGATCCCCGAAAATCTGCTCGAAAGCGAATTGTTCGGGCATGAAAAGGGGGCGTTCACCGGCGCGGTCAAGATGACCGAGGGCAAGATCGAACTCGCGCATGGCGGCACGCTGTTCCTCGACGAGGTCGGCGACATTCCGTTGCCGCTCCAGGTCAAGCTGCTGCGGTTCCTACAGGAGCGGACGATCGAGCGGATCGGCGGGCGCAAGGCGATCGCGGTCGACACGCGCATCGTCTGCGCGACGCACCGCGACCTCGACGCGATGATCGCCGACGGCAGTTTCCGCGACGATCTTTATTACCGGCTGGCCGAGATGGTCGTGAAGATCCCGGCGCTTGCCGAGCGGCCGGGCGACGCGGTGCTGCTCGCCCGCCATTTCCTGCATCAATATGCGCCCGACATGAACCCCGGCGTGCGCGGTTTCGCGCCCGATGCGTTGCAGGCGATCGACGAGGGGCGCTGGCCGGGCAATGTCCGCGAACTGGAAAACCGCATCAAGCGCGCGGTGATCATGGCCGACGGCCGACTGGTGATGCGCGAGGATCTCGACCTGTCGGGGGCGGACGGCGAGGGGGACGCGAACTGGATCAACCTGCGCGCCGCGCGCGAGGCGGCCGACCGCGTCGCGATCCGCCGCGCGATGATGCAGAGCGAAGGCAATATCTCGTCGGCGGCGAAGCTGCTCGGGATCAGCCGCCCGACGCTTTACGACCTGCTCAAGCAATATCGGATGCAGGCCTGA